The following proteins come from a genomic window of Myxococcales bacterium:
- a CDS encoding carboxypeptidase regulatory-like domain-containing protein: MRTRLACTVRGRTLTSSVTVKLALALALVLTPRGAGAQVSGTVRDGASGLPVPGARVRLQATKVEAITDSAGAFVLPAVSGAGKVVVAAVPGSYYGSATVVAPATGVDLVVTSATAVDNPAVDHGTPESCGSCHPSFYTDWKASPMGKAGTNTWVYDVYDGTGAKGGAGLGGFVYTRDSVLAKKNPASECASCHQPERWWSTPYAPLDPIGSGTAVVAHGVSCAVCHTIARVDATKPNYPGLWPGVVTVARPAQGDKAIFGVLGDVSYQLSGSMRAAYNPQLRADVCAACHQDKNDPDENGDFESPRGVISEPTYLEWKASPYADPSDRRYATCVDCHMRPTGEAQACSVQLPPLQRPPGDVRSHAFPGTSAEFLEAAVSLTLTANRAGGEVAVEVSVRNDKTGHHVPTGVTIRNMVLLVEATRARDGAALKHTGAQVVHELGGVGDPRKGYFAGLPGKLFAKVNGDVNGKGPTFFTDATSILWDTRIPALGVDATKYTFDAPLADGEVRVRARVIYRRSWRALVDAKSWTKDGHGAPLEDVTAPNFGHLMAQAEATVPADGACAGAGCDAGPQADAGGVPPVELTSPAGSTGGCACRAAPVDGGGAGALASACLTLALGVAASRRRGAGSNRGL, translated from the coding sequence ATGCGCACACGTCTCGCTTGCACCGTGCGTGGGCGCACGCTCACCTCCAGCGTCACCGTCAAGCTCGCGCTCGCGCTGGCGCTCGTGCTCACGCCGCGCGGCGCCGGAGCCCAGGTGAGCGGGACCGTGCGCGACGGCGCGAGCGGTCTCCCGGTCCCTGGGGCGCGGGTGCGCCTCCAGGCGACGAAGGTCGAGGCGATCACCGACAGCGCGGGGGCCTTCGTCTTGCCGGCCGTCTCGGGGGCGGGGAAGGTCGTCGTCGCGGCGGTGCCTGGCTCCTACTACGGCTCGGCGACGGTCGTCGCCCCGGCGACGGGAGTCGACCTGGTCGTCACCTCGGCGACCGCGGTCGACAACCCCGCCGTGGACCACGGCACACCGGAGAGCTGCGGCTCGTGCCATCCGTCGTTCTACACGGACTGGAAGGCCTCTCCGATGGGAAAGGCCGGCACCAACACGTGGGTGTACGACGTGTACGATGGCACCGGCGCGAAAGGCGGCGCGGGGCTCGGCGGCTTCGTCTACACGCGCGACAGCGTCCTGGCGAAGAAGAACCCCGCCAGCGAGTGCGCGAGCTGCCACCAGCCGGAGCGGTGGTGGTCTACCCCGTACGCCCCACTGGACCCCATCGGCAGCGGCACGGCGGTGGTGGCGCACGGGGTCTCGTGTGCGGTCTGCCATACGATCGCCCGTGTCGACGCCACGAAGCCCAACTACCCGGGCCTGTGGCCCGGCGTCGTCACCGTGGCGCGCCCCGCGCAGGGCGACAAGGCCATCTTCGGCGTCCTCGGCGACGTGAGCTATCAGCTCAGCGGCTCGATGCGCGCGGCGTACAACCCCCAGCTCCGCGCCGACGTCTGCGCCGCGTGCCACCAGGACAAGAACGATCCCGACGAGAACGGCGACTTCGAGTCGCCCCGCGGCGTGATCTCCGAGCCCACGTACCTCGAGTGGAAGGCGTCGCCGTACGCCGATCCCTCGGACCGGCGCTACGCGACCTGCGTCGACTGCCACATGCGCCCCACGGGCGAGGCGCAAGCCTGCAGCGTGCAGCTCCCTCCGCTTCAGCGGCCGCCGGGCGACGTGCGGAGCCACGCGTTCCCTGGCACGTCGGCCGAGTTCCTCGAGGCCGCCGTGTCGCTCACCTTGACCGCGAACCGCGCCGGCGGCGAGGTCGCCGTCGAGGTGTCCGTACGCAACGACAAGACGGGGCACCACGTGCCGACGGGCGTGACGATCCGAAACATGGTCCTGCTCGTCGAGGCCACCCGCGCGCGGGACGGCGCGGCGTTGAAGCACACGGGCGCGCAGGTCGTCCACGAGCTCGGCGGGGTCGGCGACCCGCGGAAGGGCTACTTCGCCGGGCTCCCGGGCAAGCTGTTCGCGAAGGTGAATGGCGACGTCAACGGAAAAGGTCCGACCTTTTTTACTGACGCGACCAGCATCCTGTGGGACACGCGGATCCCGGCGCTCGGGGTCGACGCGACGAAGTACACGTTCGACGCGCCCCTCGCAGACGGCGAGGTGCGCGTGCGCGCGCGGGTCATCTACCGCCGCTCGTGGCGCGCGCTCGTGGACGCGAAGTCGTGGACGAAGGACGGGCACGGCGCGCCGCTCGAGGACGTCACCGCGCCGAACTTCGGCCACCTCATGGCCCAGGCCGAGGCGACGGTCCCCGCGGACGGCGCCTGCGCCGGGGCGGGCTGCGACGCGGGCCCGCAGGCCGACGCGGGCGGCGTCCCGCCCGTGGAACTCACCTCCCCCGCGGGCTCCACGGGCGGCTGCGCGTGCCGCGCCGCGCCCGTCGACGGTGGCGGGGCCGGAGCGCTCGCGTCGGCGTGCCTCACGCTGGCGCTCGGTGTCGCGGCGTCACGGCGTCGTGGTGCGGGCTCCAACCGGGGCCTCTGA
- a CDS encoding long-chain fatty acid--CoA ligase: MAKFETLVDIFENSIRTYPNNDLFGTKKNGEWVWTTYLEFGKEVDACRAGLAALGVERGDRVTIVSNNRVEWAALAYACYGLGAAFVPMYEAQLAKEWEFIAKDCQAKVFVAATDAICEKAKGFLDSVPSITHIVSLDPATKAGAAGDKVVSYASLLKEKKTVRSVRPATTDVAGFIYTSGTTGNPKGVRLSHNNIASNISAVHDVFPMSASDRSLSFLPWAHVFGQTCELHALFSMGAGLALCESVEKIIDNLAETQPTVLMSVPRIFNRIYANVQKQISARPGFVQGLVKSALAARNKQRAGEELELGEGLVLALTDAVVFSKVRARFGGRLRYAFSGGAAISTDVAEFIDGLGITVYEGYGLTETSPIACANYPGARKIGSVGKPLPGIRIDVSPEGELIVHGPNVMLGYHDRDEENAAVFTEDGGFRTGDMGRVDDKGFVFITGRIKEQYKLENGKYVVPTPLEEQIKLSPYVANVMVYGDNKPYNVALVVANVASVRAWGAENGVTEASDEKLIAHEKVRALFKAELDKYAGKFKGFEDVKDYALTLEDFTTENGMLTPSLKLKRRAVLEKWKPTIEAIYAKKKSREGAAATA; this comes from the coding sequence ATGGCCAAATTCGAGACGCTGGTCGACATCTTCGAGAACTCCATCCGCACGTACCCGAACAACGACCTGTTCGGGACGAAGAAGAACGGCGAGTGGGTGTGGACGACCTACCTCGAGTTCGGGAAAGAGGTCGACGCCTGCCGCGCTGGGCTCGCGGCGCTCGGCGTCGAGCGCGGCGATCGCGTGACCATCGTGTCGAACAACCGCGTGGAGTGGGCGGCGCTGGCGTACGCATGCTACGGCCTCGGGGCCGCGTTCGTGCCCATGTACGAGGCGCAGCTCGCGAAGGAGTGGGAGTTCATCGCGAAGGACTGCCAAGCGAAGGTGTTCGTCGCCGCGACGGACGCCATCTGCGAGAAGGCGAAGGGCTTCCTCGACAGCGTGCCCTCGATCACCCACATCGTGAGCCTCGACCCCGCGACGAAGGCGGGGGCGGCCGGAGACAAGGTCGTCTCGTACGCCTCGCTGCTCAAGGAGAAGAAAACGGTCCGGAGCGTGCGCCCCGCCACGACGGACGTGGCCGGCTTCATCTACACGAGCGGCACCACGGGCAACCCCAAGGGCGTGCGCCTCTCCCACAACAACATCGCGAGCAACATCAGCGCGGTGCACGACGTGTTTCCGATGAGCGCGTCCGACCGCTCGCTGTCCTTCCTGCCGTGGGCGCATGTCTTCGGGCAGACCTGCGAGCTCCACGCGCTCTTCTCGATGGGCGCGGGCCTCGCGCTGTGCGAGTCGGTCGAGAAGATCATCGACAACCTCGCGGAGACCCAGCCCACGGTGCTGATGAGCGTCCCGCGCATCTTCAACCGCATCTACGCCAACGTGCAGAAGCAGATCTCGGCGCGCCCGGGCTTCGTGCAGGGGCTGGTCAAGTCGGCGCTCGCCGCGCGCAACAAGCAGCGCGCGGGTGAGGAGCTCGAGCTCGGCGAGGGCCTCGTGTTGGCGCTCACCGACGCGGTGGTGTTCTCCAAGGTGCGCGCGCGCTTCGGTGGCCGACTGCGCTACGCGTTCTCCGGTGGCGCGGCGATCTCCACGGACGTGGCGGAGTTCATCGACGGGCTCGGCATCACCGTCTACGAGGGCTACGGCCTCACCGAGACGAGCCCGATCGCGTGCGCGAACTACCCCGGGGCCCGCAAGATCGGCAGCGTGGGCAAGCCGCTGCCGGGCATTCGCATCGACGTGTCGCCGGAGGGCGAGCTCATCGTTCACGGCCCGAACGTCATGCTCGGTTACCACGATCGCGACGAGGAGAACGCCGCGGTCTTCACCGAGGACGGCGGCTTCCGCACGGGCGACATGGGCCGCGTCGACGACAAGGGCTTCGTGTTCATCACTGGCCGCATCAAGGAGCAGTACAAGCTCGAGAACGGCAAGTACGTCGTGCCCACTCCCCTCGAGGAGCAAATCAAGCTCTCGCCCTACGTCGCCAACGTCATGGTCTATGGCGACAACAAGCCCTACAACGTCGCGCTCGTGGTCGCGAACGTCGCGTCGGTGCGCGCGTGGGGCGCCGAGAACGGCGTCACCGAGGCGAGCGACGAGAAGCTCATCGCCCACGAGAAGGTGCGCGCGCTGTTCAAGGCGGAGCTCGATAAATACGCGGGCAAATTCAAGGGTTTCGAGGACGTGAAAGACTACGCCCTCACCCTCGAGGACTTCACCACGGAGAACGGCATGCTCACGCCGAGCCTGAAGCTGAAGCGCCGCGCCGTGCTCGAGAAGTGGAAGCCCACCATCGAGGCCATCTACGCCAAGAAGAAGTCGAGAGAGGGCGCGGCGGCCACGGCGTAG
- a CDS encoding serine/threonine protein kinase: MDSDPLALVGTTIADKYRVESVVGEGGFAVVYKATHLVWNLPVALKVFKALGEVREARRKQLFDDFVREGSLLVELSERSTAIVQARDIGTVTLPSGEDVPFMVLEWLDGVTLEALLARERVAGRTPRSLDAAAALLAPVAEALALAHAKGIAHRDVKPGNVFVVGDADGDHKVKLLDFGIAKVVQEAAKEDFRKTTGRSSFTPLYAAPEQFDRTLGGTGPWTDVFAFALVFVEVLLGREALEGESLLELARAASNERVRPSPRGHGLEVSDAVEAVFLRALRVSPESRYQDLGEMWLAFGLALAASGHEALAPRGSLRGVRVGSLPAQRPAPAASVEGREATDVAKTTVTPSDPPLPSGAPPPAPQPTFPAPAAPAPPLPTFPAPDPKAARGLAALVVGLALLFVVTGALLAAFAFDKI; encoded by the coding sequence ATGGACTCGGACCCGCTTGCCCTCGTCGGGACGACGATCGCCGACAAGTACCGCGTCGAGTCCGTGGTGGGAGAGGGCGGGTTCGCGGTGGTCTACAAGGCCACCCACCTCGTCTGGAACCTGCCCGTCGCGCTGAAGGTGTTCAAGGCGCTCGGCGAGGTGCGCGAGGCGCGCCGCAAGCAGCTCTTCGACGACTTCGTCCGTGAGGGCAGCCTGCTCGTGGAGCTCTCCGAGCGCTCGACCGCCATCGTGCAGGCGCGCGACATCGGGACCGTCACCCTGCCGAGCGGCGAAGACGTGCCCTTCATGGTGCTCGAGTGGCTCGACGGCGTGACCCTCGAGGCGCTGCTCGCCCGCGAGCGCGTGGCGGGGCGCACCCCGCGCTCACTCGACGCCGCGGCTGCGCTGCTCGCGCCCGTGGCCGAGGCGCTCGCGCTCGCCCACGCGAAGGGCATCGCGCACCGCGACGTGAAGCCCGGGAACGTATTCGTCGTGGGCGACGCGGACGGCGACCATAAGGTCAAGCTGCTTGACTTCGGCATCGCCAAGGTCGTGCAGGAGGCGGCGAAGGAGGACTTCCGCAAGACGACAGGGCGGTCGTCGTTCACCCCGCTCTACGCCGCGCCCGAGCAGTTCGACCGCACCCTCGGCGGCACCGGCCCGTGGACCGACGTGTTCGCGTTCGCCCTCGTGTTCGTCGAAGTGCTCCTCGGCCGGGAGGCGCTCGAGGGCGAGAGCCTGCTCGAGCTCGCGCGCGCGGCGTCCAACGAGCGCGTGCGGCCGAGCCCCCGAGGTCACGGGCTGGAGGTCTCCGACGCCGTGGAGGCCGTGTTCCTCCGCGCCCTCCGCGTCTCACCCGAGAGTCGCTACCAGGACCTCGGCGAGATGTGGCTCGCGTTCGGTCTCGCGCTGGCCGCCTCGGGGCACGAAGCGCTCGCGCCGCGTGGATCGCTCCGCGGGGTCCGGGTTGGGTCGCTGCCCGCGCAGCGGCCGGCGCCGGCCGCGAGCGTCGAAGGGCGCGAGGCGACCGACGTGGCCAAGACCACGGTCACGCCCAGTGATCCACCTCTTCCGAGCGGCGCGCCGCCGCCCGCGCCTCAGCCCACGTTTCCCGCGCCCGCGGCTCCCGCGCCGCCGCTCCCCACGTTTCCCGCGCCCGATCCGAAGGCGGCCCGTGGGCTCGCGGCCCTCGTCGTGGGCCTCGCGCTGCTCTTCGTCGTGACGGGCGCGCTGCTCGCCGCGTTCGCCTTCGACAAGATCTGA
- a CDS encoding sigma-70 family RNA polymerase sigma factor has protein sequence MAHALNSKVAPVDAFSSDEALVAGLVAKEPRAWRELQTRYGRMVTRCIAKVTRRFSSRVSEEDVREIEATFMVSLFANDMHKVRSFDASRGHRFSSWLGMLAINCAYDHLRSVKREPLKEILGDDLDLASELPDPFEATASRERARIASESLAAFSEKDRTFAELYFVEGLEPEAVARVMNISVKTVYSKKHKIQARLEAAFSQMAA, from the coding sequence ATGGCTCACGCACTCAACAGCAAGGTGGCACCGGTGGACGCGTTCTCGAGCGACGAAGCCCTCGTCGCGGGGCTCGTGGCCAAGGAGCCCCGCGCGTGGCGTGAGCTTCAGACCCGCTACGGTCGCATGGTGACCCGCTGCATCGCGAAGGTGACCCGCCGCTTCTCGTCGCGCGTCTCCGAGGAGGACGTCCGCGAGATCGAGGCGACCTTCATGGTGTCGCTCTTCGCGAACGACATGCACAAGGTGCGCTCGTTCGACGCCTCGCGCGGTCACCGCTTCTCGAGCTGGCTCGGCATGCTCGCCATCAACTGCGCCTACGACCACCTGCGCTCGGTGAAGCGCGAGCCGCTGAAGGAGATCCTCGGCGACGACCTCGACCTCGCGTCGGAGCTTCCCGATCCGTTCGAGGCGACCGCGTCCCGCGAGCGCGCCCGCATCGCCTCGGAGTCGCTCGCCGCCTTCAGCGAGAAGGACCGCACCTTCGCGGAGCTCTACTTCGTCGAGGGCCTCGAGCCCGAAGCGGTCGCGCGGGTCATGAACATCAGCGTCAAGACCGTGTACTCCAAGAAGCACAAGATCCAGGCCCGCCTCGAGGCCGCGTTCTCGCAGATGGCGGCCTGA
- a CDS encoding gamma carbonic anhydrase family protein: MIYRYKDARPRLGERVYIAPNAAVIGDVTLGDDVSIWFSVTLRGDLEPIRVGARTNLQDNSVVHVTGGKAGVNIGADCTFGHMVLVHGCTIGDRVLVGMGSTILDGAVVGDDVIIAAGSLVPPRMVVPPMTMVMGRPAKVVRELTERDLAWVKSTVAAYIEAGATFRRDVEPIAQ; the protein is encoded by the coding sequence ATGATCTACCGCTACAAGGACGCGCGACCGAGGCTCGGCGAGCGCGTGTACATTGCACCCAACGCCGCGGTGATCGGCGACGTCACCCTGGGCGACGACGTGAGCATCTGGTTCTCCGTCACGCTCCGCGGCGACCTCGAGCCCATTCGCGTGGGCGCGCGCACGAACCTCCAGGACAACTCGGTGGTGCACGTGACCGGCGGCAAGGCGGGGGTCAACATCGGCGCAGACTGCACGTTCGGCCACATGGTGCTCGTGCACGGCTGCACCATCGGCGATCGGGTGCTCGTGGGCATGGGCAGCACCATCCTCGACGGCGCCGTCGTGGGCGACGACGTCATCATCGCGGCAGGCTCGCTCGTGCCGCCTCGCATGGTGGTGCCGCCCATGACGATGGTCATGGGCCGCCCGGCGAAGGTGGTGCGCGAGCTCACCGAGCGAGACCTCGCCTGGGTGAAGAGCACCGTCGCGGCGTACATCGAGGCCGGAGCGACCTTCCGCCGCGACGTGGAGCCCATCGCCCAGTGA
- a CDS encoding excisionase family DNA-binding protein, whose amino-acid sequence MAALVRPSVLAKAWGIHPRTVTAWLRTGKLPAVKTPGEHYRVRAEDVVAFCEAEGLPMPAAASPRELTVLLAKRGNLDIRPLRRALRPLDVEVVVTTSGAGALLAVATSPPRALVLDALLPGMDVLEALLALAAASATSRLPVFVCEAPKAKVASYLDAGARAVTAKGALTSLAPELARLAQP is encoded by the coding sequence ATGGCCGCCCTCGTCAGGCCGAGCGTCCTCGCGAAGGCGTGGGGCATCCACCCGCGGACCGTGACGGCCTGGCTCCGCACGGGGAAGCTCCCGGCCGTCAAGACGCCGGGCGAGCACTACCGCGTGCGCGCCGAAGATGTGGTCGCGTTCTGCGAGGCCGAGGGGCTCCCGATGCCGGCCGCCGCGAGCCCACGCGAGCTGACCGTGCTGCTCGCGAAGCGCGGCAACCTCGACATCCGCCCGCTGCGGCGCGCGCTGCGGCCGCTCGACGTGGAGGTGGTGGTGACGACGAGCGGCGCGGGGGCGCTCCTCGCAGTCGCGACGTCTCCGCCGCGCGCGCTGGTGCTCGACGCCCTGCTGCCCGGGATGGACGTGCTCGAGGCCCTCCTCGCGCTCGCCGCCGCGTCGGCCACCTCGAGGCTGCCGGTCTTCGTCTGCGAGGCGCCGAAGGCGAAGGTCGCGAGCTACCTCGACGCGGGCGCTCGGGCCGTCACCGCCAAGGGCGCCCTCACGTCGCTGGCGCCAGAGCTCGCGCGCCTCGCGCAGCCGTGA
- the coaBC gene encoding bifunctional phosphopantothenoylcysteine decarboxylase/phosphopantothenate--cysteine ligase CoaBC codes for MTALEGRTVVLGITGSVAAYKAVEVARLLLKAGARVEAVMTRSAERFLGPVTLSGITGRPVLRDMWDPSTPGELHVALADRADCVLVAPCTADALARFAAGRADDLLTALVLSARGPVLAAPAMHPRMWDHPATQRSARTLAEDGRVTLVGPAFGEVASGDVGQGRMVEPAALVAAVGAALGPRDLAGMKVLVTAGPTHEALDPVRFLGNRSSGKMGFAVAQAARARGAEVVLVAGPVAEPTPAGVRRVDVTTALELGAAIDAEVGPDVDGVDLLVMAAAVADFRPANPSDRKIKKAAGAPPPSVELAQNPDLLAGLGARRAARGHAGAVLVGFALETGEDPEIAAYGERKLRDKGVDLVVANRADESLGRGTNRVALIGRDGATWLPEATKEALAERILDRALALSRAR; via the coding sequence GTGACAGCCCTCGAAGGTCGGACGGTCGTGCTTGGAATCACTGGGAGCGTCGCGGCCTACAAGGCCGTGGAGGTCGCGCGTCTGCTGCTGAAGGCGGGCGCGCGCGTCGAGGCCGTGATGACCCGCTCGGCGGAGCGCTTCCTCGGCCCGGTGACCCTCTCGGGGATCACCGGGCGGCCCGTGCTCCGCGACATGTGGGACCCCTCCACGCCGGGAGAGCTCCACGTCGCCCTGGCCGACCGCGCCGACTGCGTGCTCGTCGCCCCGTGCACGGCGGACGCGCTCGCGCGGTTCGCCGCAGGTCGAGCCGATGACCTGCTCACCGCGCTGGTGCTCTCGGCGCGCGGCCCCGTGCTCGCGGCGCCCGCGATGCACCCGCGCATGTGGGACCACCCGGCCACGCAGCGGAGCGCGCGTACGCTCGCGGAAGACGGCCGCGTGACGCTCGTCGGCCCCGCGTTCGGCGAGGTCGCCTCGGGAGACGTGGGTCAGGGTCGCATGGTCGAACCGGCGGCGCTCGTCGCGGCGGTCGGCGCGGCGCTCGGCCCTCGCGATCTCGCCGGCATGAAGGTGCTCGTCACCGCCGGTCCCACACACGAGGCGCTCGACCCCGTGCGCTTCTTGGGGAATCGGTCGAGCGGCAAGATGGGCTTCGCGGTCGCGCAGGCCGCTCGCGCGCGAGGCGCCGAGGTCGTGCTCGTGGCGGGGCCCGTGGCCGAGCCCACGCCAGCGGGCGTTCGCCGGGTCGACGTCACGACGGCGCTCGAGCTCGGCGCTGCGATCGACGCGGAGGTCGGGCCAGACGTCGACGGCGTCGACCTCTTGGTCATGGCCGCCGCGGTGGCCGACTTTCGCCCGGCCAACCCGAGCGACCGCAAGATCAAGAAGGCCGCGGGTGCGCCGCCCCCCTCGGTCGAGCTCGCGCAGAACCCCGACCTGCTCGCGGGCCTCGGCGCCCGGCGGGCGGCGCGCGGGCACGCCGGCGCGGTGCTCGTGGGGTTTGCCCTCGAGACCGGAGAGGACCCGGAGATCGCGGCCTATGGAGAGCGAAAGCTCCGCGACAAGGGCGTCGATCTCGTCGTGGCCAATCGGGCCGACGAGTCGCTCGGGCGCGGCACGAACCGCGTCGCGCTGATCGGCCGTGACGGCGCTACGTGGCTGCCCGAGGCCACGAAAGAGGCCCTCGCCGAGCGCATCCTCGACCGCGCGCTCGCGCTGTCGCGGGCGCGCTGA
- the miaB gene encoding tRNA (N6-isopentenyl adenosine(37)-C2)-methylthiotransferase MiaB produces MPGRYVVQTFGCQMNVHDSDRMEEVLGAHGWRPSADVETADLIVFNTCSVRERAEQKLRSEVGKLAPLKQQRPELVIAVAGCVAQQEGEKLLARIPHIDLVVGPDNLGELPALVNDHMSGGVRLARTVFDLDAPRFLAAEPRPGEAPVSTFVTTMKGCDERCSFCIVPTTRGPERYRPAREIVEETARWVAAGAREITLLGQTVDSFRDPLLPPPESDDPDESQFPELLRLLAREVPGLTRLRYTSPHPRHATASLVRAHRDLDVLARHVHMPVQSGSNRMLRRMIRRYTREEYLERTRALVGARPGITLSTDIIVGFPGETEADFLETLSLVREAGFTSLFAFKYSPRPGTPSTRLPDDVTEAEKSDRLARLFAVGEELGRAHLGALVGTRQEVLVHGASKGKSGTFEGRTAQNEIVHVEVPSSVGPSVVGALVEVTVTAAYKHSLAGAPTAAALAKLAELALRAPRRVPEKRRRLLPLAPPPAAVDVTPGEP; encoded by the coding sequence ATGCCGGGCCGCTACGTCGTTCAAACCTTCGGCTGCCAGATGAACGTGCACGACTCCGACCGCATGGAGGAGGTGCTCGGCGCGCACGGGTGGCGGCCCTCCGCCGACGTGGAGACCGCCGACCTCATCGTGTTCAACACGTGCAGCGTGCGCGAGAGGGCGGAGCAGAAGCTCCGCAGCGAGGTGGGCAAGCTCGCCCCGCTGAAGCAGCAGCGGCCCGAGCTCGTCATCGCCGTCGCCGGGTGCGTCGCGCAGCAGGAGGGCGAGAAGCTGCTCGCGCGCATCCCCCACATCGACCTGGTGGTCGGTCCCGACAACCTCGGCGAGCTCCCCGCGCTCGTGAACGACCACATGTCCGGGGGCGTGCGGCTCGCGCGCACGGTGTTCGATCTCGACGCGCCGCGCTTCCTGGCCGCCGAGCCCCGGCCGGGCGAGGCCCCGGTGTCCACGTTCGTGACCACCATGAAGGGCTGCGACGAGCGCTGCTCCTTCTGCATCGTCCCCACCACGCGCGGCCCCGAGCGCTACCGGCCAGCCCGCGAGATCGTCGAGGAGACCGCGCGGTGGGTCGCCGCGGGAGCACGCGAGATCACGCTCCTCGGCCAGACCGTCGACAGCTTCCGCGATCCGCTCTTGCCGCCTCCGGAGAGCGACGACCCCGACGAGAGCCAGTTCCCCGAGCTGCTCCGCCTCCTCGCGCGCGAGGTGCCGGGGCTCACGCGGCTGCGGTACACGAGCCCGCACCCGCGCCACGCCACGGCCTCGCTCGTGCGCGCCCACCGCGATCTCGACGTCCTCGCGCGGCACGTGCACATGCCTGTGCAGTCGGGCTCGAACCGCATGTTGCGTCGCATGATCCGGCGCTACACCCGCGAGGAGTACCTCGAGCGCACGCGCGCGCTCGTGGGCGCGCGGCCCGGGATCACCCTCTCCACCGACATCATCGTCGGGTTCCCCGGGGAGACCGAGGCCGACTTCCTCGAGACACTCTCGCTCGTGCGCGAGGCCGGGTTCACGTCGCTCTTCGCCTTCAAGTACTCGCCGAGGCCCGGCACGCCCTCGACCCGACTGCCGGACGACGTGACCGAGGCCGAGAAGTCCGACCGCCTCGCGCGCCTCTTCGCGGTGGGCGAAGAGTTGGGGCGGGCGCACCTCGGCGCGCTCGTTGGCACGCGGCAGGAGGTGCTCGTGCACGGCGCGAGCAAGGGCAAGAGCGGCACGTTCGAGGGCCGCACGGCCCAGAACGAGATCGTCCACGTCGAGGTGCCCAGCAGCGTGGGCCCCTCGGTGGTGGGCGCGCTCGTCGAGGTGACCGTCACCGCGGCGTACAAGCACTCGCTGGCGGGCGCGCCCACGGCCGCCGCGCTCGCCAAGCTCGCCGAGCTCGCGCTACGCGCCCCGCGCCGCGTGCCCGAGAAGCGGCGGCGGCTCCTGCCCCTCGCGCCGCCGCCCGCGGCCGTCGACGTCACGCCCGGCGAGCCATGA